A single genomic interval of Malania oleifera isolate guangnan ecotype guangnan chromosome 11, ASM2987363v1, whole genome shotgun sequence harbors:
- the LOC131168207 gene encoding senescence-associated carboxylesterase 101 gives MDRAPLFSSGLEVASVVLTSDLLSSSWEAILELCSESSPNEQPNLAFSVKHRIYERPSCTILAFASSPTCTKHHLQAEADLAPWSTLRDTCPHFNFLCTKANPSFSTHKAAVTLFASLDSELADLKTKAERSTRLIITGHSLGGSVASLFALWLLENTNSSKAKRPLCITFGSPLLGDNGFQKAVLERSTWNSCFLHVASEKDPVPRLFISPQTGAYKPFGTYLLCSESGNACLEEPESILELLVAMGSQFTGSQDPNRRSQSVNYGEIVRNHKSRVIRRGVSQLGERITDPLWAGIIVVLDTIGVGRAQPYLDVATLVRRAKDFVTQKKKVFDPSKKLNDVKINMAKLEWYKKDAKAKKIGYYDAYKNSVSRQDRDVIKYKTILRNYWKEMVAEAERRPQKEGASFRTRWLYAGTNFRRMVEPLEIADYYKCPGAKDYRTRGRSPHYILLEKWQRDEKKPADPANEPKMASSLTEDSCFWADVEEAIISCNFLNNVESSPEEKESSRKSLIEFEKHVMDLIRDYAVSPEIFLWQSSFMKWWKEYEKVIGADSNSPLLVYMRDEKYEQYA, from the exons ATGGACCGAGCTCCCCT ATTCAGCAGCGGATTAGAAGTGGCGAGTGTGGTGTTGACCTCAGATCTCCTATCCAGTTCTTGGGAAGCCATTTTGGAGCTTTGCAGCGAAAGCAGTCCCAATGAACAGCCAAACTTGGCTTTCTCTGTCAAGCACAGAATTTACGAGCGACCCAGTTGTACCATTCTAGCTTTTGCCTCTTCACCCACTTGCACCAAACACCATCTTCAAGCAGAAGCGGATTTGGCTCCATGGTCGACGCTTAGGGACACATGCCCTCACTTTAATTTCCTCTGCACCAAAGCCAACCCATCTTTCTCCACTCACAAAGCTGCAGTTACCCTCTTTGCCTCTCTTGATTCTGAGCTTGCAGACCTCAAAACCAAG GCTGAGAGGTCTACGCGACTAATCATCACTGGTCACTCTCTTGGGGGATCTGTTGCTTCCCTCTTCGCCTTATGGCTGCTAGAAAACACCAATTCCTCAAAAGCCAAGCGCCCCCTTTGCATTACCTTTGGTTCACCACTTCTCGGCGACAACGGCTTCCAAAAAGCCGTACTGGAGCGTTCGACGTGGAATTCGTGCTTTCTCCATGTAGCTTCCGAGAAAGACCCGGTTCCCAGACTCTTCATCTCACCCCAAACTGGTGCTTACAAGCCTTTTGGCACATATCTCTTATGTTCTGAATCGGGCAACGCTTGTTTGGAGGAGCCTGAATCAATTTTGGAATTGCTGGTGGCAATGGGCTCTCAGTTCACTGGAAGTCAAGATCCGAACAGAAGATCGCAGAGCGTGAACTATGGAGAAATTGTGAGAAATCATAAGAGCAGGGTAATTCGCAGAGGCGTATCTCAACTGGGCGAGCGGATTACAGACCCGCTTTGGGCAGGAATCATTGTAGTGTTGGACACAATTGGAGTCGGGAGAGCGCAA CCGTACCTTGATGTGGCTACCCTAGTAAGAAGGGCCAAGGATTTTGTAACCCAGAAGAAGAAGGTTTTTGATCCATCTAAGAAACTAAACGACGTAAAAATCAACATGGCCAAGCTAGAATGGTACAAGAAGGACGCCAAGGCCAAGAAAATTGGCTATTATGATGCCTACAAAAACTCAGTGTCTCGACAGGACCGGGATGTCATCAAATACAAGACAATTCTCAGAAACTACTGGAAAGAGATGGTTGCAGAAGCAGAGAGGAGGCCTCAGAAGGAAGGGGCATCATTTCGAACCCGCTGGCTCTATGCTGGGACAAATTTCAGAAGGATGGTTGAGCCCCTCGAGATAGCAGACTACTACAAGTGCCCCGGTGCAAAGGACTATCGAACTCGAGGTAGAAGCCCACATTACATACTCTTGGAGAAATGGCAACGTGATGAGAAGAAACCGGCCGATCCTGCAAACGAACCAAAAATGGCCTCTAGTCTAACAGAAGATTCTTGCTTCTGGGCAGATGTGGAGGAGGCCATAATTTCGTGCAATTTTCTGAACAATGTCGAATCTAGCCCCGAGGAGAAAGAGTCGTCGAGGAAGAGCCTAATTGAGTTTGAGAAGCATGTAATGGACTTGATAAGGGACTATGCAGTTTCCCCTGAGATTTTCTTGTGGCAAAGCAGTTTCATGAAATGGTGGAAGGAGTATGAGAAAGTTATAGGGGCTGATAGTAATTCGCCACTTCTTGTTTACATGAGAGACGAGAAGTATGAGCAGTATGCTTAG